A window from Parambassis ranga chromosome 13, fParRan2.1, whole genome shotgun sequence encodes these proteins:
- the LOC114444773 gene encoding diablo homolog, mitochondrial-like, which translates to MWRTDMAALRRWAAYLSFVRRSARLQFSSCKPAGHKAVRWTNLLYTGVTSLAVGGGLCAVPFKQAENLSHDALIRRAASLATDSSSTFLSQTTLAVIDAITEYSKAVHTLIALQKRYLASLDKLTPAEEDSIWQVIIGKRVEVSDRQEECKRFELTWFNAVKLCEVAAEAAYVSGAEHACITIRTNIQVAQSQVEQAQKLSLDADKKLAETKVMEVERMAQYAASSQGTNDEEEVPEAYLRED; encoded by the exons ATGTGGCGGACCGACATGGCCGCGCTCCGGAGGTGGGCAGCGTACCTCAGTTTCGTTAG GCGTTCTGCTCGTTTACAGTTCAGCAGCTGTAAACCTGCAGGCCACAAAGCGGTCAGGTGGACAAACCTTCTGTACACTGGTGTAACGTCTCTAGCTGTTGGTGGCGGGCTGTGTGCCGTGCCGTTCAAACAG GCAGAAAACCTCTCTCATGATGCCCTCATCAGACGAGCAGCGTCTCTGGCAACAGACAGTTCCAGCACTTTTCTCTCTCAGACTACATTGGCTGTCATAGATGCCATCACGGAATATTCAAAA GCTGTTCACACACTCATTGCCCTACAAAAACGATACCTAGCCTCACTAGATAAACTGACTCCAGCAGAAGAGGATTCAATCTGGCAGGTGATCATTGGCAAGCGTGtggag GTTAGTGACAGACAAGAGGAATGCAAGCGTTTCGAGCTCACCTGGTTCAATGCAGTGAAGCTGTGTGAAGTGGCAGCTGAGGCGGCGTATGTATCAG GAGCCGAACATGCATGCATCACAATCAGGACAAACATTCAGGTGGCCCAGTCGCAGGTGGAGCAGGCACAGAAACTCTCACTCGACGCAGATAAGAAGCTGGCAGAGACCAAGGTGATGGAGGTGGAGAGGATGGCACAATATGCAGCGTCCTCACAGGGCACTAACGATGAGGAAGAGGTGCCTGAGGCTTATCTTAGAGAGGACTGA